The Nitrosarchaeum sp. genomic sequence AGTGACTGACAATATGTGCTGAAAATGGTAATGCACCTGTAGCACCCGGAGAATTATAATTCAAAATATGAAAAGACATAGAATCTTCTTCTAAAATCACATCTGGAACAAACTGACCGTTTTCATTAATCACTGATGATCTAATTCCAGCAGTTCCTTTTTCTGTTATTTTTTCCACATCAATTTTTGGCAAGAATCGTCTAACTCTGTTTATCATTTTTGATTTTGACATTGAAGATTGAATTTCATTTATTGCAAGTTCTTGAAACTGTTTATCAAAAATCGCTTTTCTTGCGCCTGAATTTAACATCTCTAATAATTTTGGAATAAATTCCTTAATGTTCTCTACTTTGTTATATCCATAGGGACTAAACACTGGTACTGCGTTTGGTCCAATCTCGCAATTCCCATCAACTCTAATAATCCAATGTGGATCTAAAAATGGATAATCTGGATATTCTGGTACTGAGTACACGCTTGTTTTTGTCAAGTTACTGTACTCTTTTGGTGCCTTCCAATATTCTCCTCTAAAGTGTACATCTGTGAATTTCATTGCAATGCCCATTTTATGTGCAATGTCTATTGACTCACCACCTGCAGCATTTATGATAAAGTTTGCAAAAATTTCGTGTTCATTATTTAACGTGATTTTCCATTTGTTTTTGATTTTTTTTATTTGAGTTATTTTGGTATCTGTAAGTAATTTTATTCCGTTATCAGTACTGTCTTTAATCACAGAATTTGTTAATCTGGAATAATCAGTGGATCCATCTTTGTATACATAAAGTGCTGATTC encodes the following:
- a CDS encoding NAD(P)/FAD-dependent oxidoreductase, which produces MAHNFDLVIIGGGILGTSISYFLSFLNKTKEIAIIEQAHNVAFHTSGRNTGKVHAPYLYNPERKKMFAKASFNGYEMWEEYSKLKNLPFKKDGVIEVAFDEKGHKVLEKYLTWGKQNGLQDNDIKLMEKNELKKIEPEIKCESALYVYKDGSTDYSRLTNSVIKDSTDNGIKLLTDTKITQIKKIKNKWKITLNNEHEIFANFIINAAGGESIDIAHKMGIAMKFTDVHFRGEYWKAPKEYSNLTKTSVYSVPEYPDYPFLDPHWIIRVDGNCEIGPNAVPVFSPYGYNKVENIKEFIPKLLEMLNSGARKAIFDKQFQELAINEIQSSMSKSKMINRVRRFLPKIDVEKITEKGTAGIRSSVINENGQFVPDVILEEDSMSFHILNYNSPGATGALPFSAHIVSHLGKQGLFQSESSDAQCGPWRFSKIIEKMAL